A genomic region of Dreissena polymorpha isolate Duluth1 chromosome 4, UMN_Dpol_1.0, whole genome shotgun sequence contains the following coding sequences:
- the LOC127879806 gene encoding uncharacterized protein LOC127879806 isoform X2: MMQNGPSPNIPDFWIGCFWFEFENGYQAYWKTDDQEYPLTWVQWNSGEPDGIGQQTCTRLTQFKFRTIYCDYEYGILCEKHDTCPNLANGSLFTVSLSNGQELGSIAEYTCLPGYHTNGELTRSCQMNGSVLSWSGKEVECTLGVDEPISTAAVPGASRARPLFLMPCLCYPNKTFAGMTEEAIIALLVRDTAIRTNETTAAIFKKKCREDSRFSSKVIGLVSSSVIISMLLLVVLSDCCKLRQDWLRIHG; the protein is encoded by the exons ATGATGCAGAA TGGACCGTCCCCCAATATACCTGACTTCTGGATAGGGTGTTTTTGGTTTGAATTCGAAAACGGATATCAAGCATACTGGAAAACAGATGATCAAGAGTATCCCCTTACGTGGGTGCAATGGAATTCTGGTGAACCAGACGGGATTGGCCAACAAACATGCACTCGCCTCACCCAGTTTAAATTCCGGACCATATATTGTGACTATGAGTACGGAATATTATGCGAAAAGCATG ACACCTGTCCAAACTTGGCGAATGGATCTTTGTTCACTGTCAGTTTGTCGAATGGACAGGAATTGGGTTCTATTGCTGAGTACACCTGTCTACCGGGATACCATACTAATGGCGAATTGACGAG ATCTTGTCAGATGAATGGAAGTGTCTTGAGCTGGTCTGGAAAGGAAGTCGAATGCACATTAG GTGTAGATGAACCCATTAGCACTGCGGCTGTCCCTGGAGCTAGCAGAGCCCGCCCACTCTTCCTGATGCCGTGTCTGTGTTACCCGAACAAGACGTTTGCCGGTATGACAGAAGAAGCAATCATCGCTCTGCTTGTAAGGGATACAGCCATCCGAACAAATGAAACGACTGCCGCTATTTTCAAGAAGAAATGTCGCGAAGACTCGAGGTTTTCTTCAAAGGTCATCGGTCTTGTGAGCTCGTCTGTGATTATCAGCATGTTGCTGTTGGTCGTGCTGTCGGACTGTTGCAAACTCAGACAGGATTGGTTACGCATTCACGGCTGA
- the LOC127879806 gene encoding uncharacterized protein LOC127879806 isoform X1 codes for MLRCGGSDIAKKIVILFAVTKTAWCGELLHIPSLFNSASAIQQCLNAGFHHLAVIDSQSEYDRMIAYFEGIHGPSPNIPDFWIGCFWFEFENGYQAYWKTDDQEYPLTWVQWNSGEPDGIGQQTCTRLTQFKFRTIYCDYEYGILCEKHDTCPNLANGSLFTVSLSNGQELGSIAEYTCLPGYHTNGELTRSCQMNGSVLSWSGKEVECTLGVDEPISTAAVPGASRARPLFLMPCLCYPNKTFAGMTEEAIIALLVRDTAIRTNETTAAIFKKKCREDSRFSSKVIGLVSSSVIISMLLLVVLSDCCKLRQDWLRIHG; via the exons ATGCTTAGATGTGGAGGTTCGGATATCGCGAAGAAGATTGTTATATTGTTTGCAGTGACTAAAACTG CTTGGTGCGGAGAGCTTCTACATATCCCGTCTCTCTTCAACAGCGCCTCGGCCATACAGCAGTGTTTAAATGCAGGGTTCCATCATCTCGCTGTTATCGACTCGCAGTCCGAATATGACAGAATGATAGCGTACTTCGAAGGAATACA TGGACCGTCCCCCAATATACCTGACTTCTGGATAGGGTGTTTTTGGTTTGAATTCGAAAACGGATATCAAGCATACTGGAAAACAGATGATCAAGAGTATCCCCTTACGTGGGTGCAATGGAATTCTGGTGAACCAGACGGGATTGGCCAACAAACATGCACTCGCCTCACCCAGTTTAAATTCCGGACCATATATTGTGACTATGAGTACGGAATATTATGCGAAAAGCATG ACACCTGTCCAAACTTGGCGAATGGATCTTTGTTCACTGTCAGTTTGTCGAATGGACAGGAATTGGGTTCTATTGCTGAGTACACCTGTCTACCGGGATACCATACTAATGGCGAATTGACGAG ATCTTGTCAGATGAATGGAAGTGTCTTGAGCTGGTCTGGAAAGGAAGTCGAATGCACATTAG GTGTAGATGAACCCATTAGCACTGCGGCTGTCCCTGGAGCTAGCAGAGCCCGCCCACTCTTCCTGATGCCGTGTCTGTGTTACCCGAACAAGACGTTTGCCGGTATGACAGAAGAAGCAATCATCGCTCTGCTTGTAAGGGATACAGCCATCCGAACAAATGAAACGACTGCCGCTATTTTCAAGAAGAAATGTCGCGAAGACTCGAGGTTTTCTTCAAAGGTCATCGGTCTTGTGAGCTCGTCTGTGATTATCAGCATGTTGCTGTTGGTCGTGCTGTCGGACTGTTGCAAACTCAGACAGGATTGGTTACGCATTCACGGCTGA